A genomic stretch from Oleomonas cavernae includes:
- a CDS encoding glycoside hydrolase family 19 protein, with protein MVDLVNGSLAVASGGSEHSFWANANLGRGQLSNVDLVSAIGRWTTAFVAVVGAGQALTTWIDGRVAVQQEAARAAAQAEAQLTEQFFAMAFKDDVGIDERAMLLSALATLPHHPLKTWAQDRYDKDMKLLNKYFDIYQRQAEAAAIQDAAEREIAAKKAEIEELTLEMERNRENPASLTELKNKRNAATKALAQLEAARSVAAANSQMPPITLLEASRSGVPVPPLKGAVIDIVSESTTVELLKKIAPATAAEGIELHLPYLQSAFKEFSIADESTVAAVLAEIAYETHWFSMLEEPDPATERYEGRIELGNTQAGDGLRFKARGYIPIVGRAAYTRMSARLGLGQLLTLSPEEVVRPEIAARIAVAFFKDQESSLNPYLERDDLSGFHRAVTGGATGAEEVAEIYRKIVEALPARPADYRVFVQFAGSIDRDKIREMMRSLSDLGWNVQGTAAGGERTEAALGTGEVRYSRTKDKRAAEELARQVQQQGVTMRDIKAVLVSSIHLGTLEVWVSTK; from the coding sequence CTGGTTTCTGCCATTGGCCGCTGGACGACGGCGTTCGTGGCGGTCGTTGGTGCCGGCCAAGCACTGACGACTTGGATTGACGGGCGTGTTGCTGTCCAGCAGGAGGCCGCTCGCGCTGCCGCTCAGGCGGAGGCGCAACTGACAGAGCAATTCTTCGCAATGGCCTTCAAGGACGATGTCGGAATCGATGAGCGCGCGATGCTGTTGAGCGCCTTGGCAACCCTGCCCCATCATCCGCTGAAGACCTGGGCTCAAGATCGCTATGACAAGGATATGAAGCTCCTCAACAAATATTTCGACATCTATCAAAGGCAGGCCGAGGCGGCGGCAATTCAGGATGCGGCAGAGCGTGAGATTGCCGCGAAGAAAGCCGAGATTGAAGAACTCACTCTCGAAATGGAAAGAAATAGGGAAAACCCCGCATCGCTGACGGAATTGAAGAACAAGAGGAATGCCGCGACAAAGGCCCTCGCCCAACTCGAGGCCGCACGATCCGTCGCGGCGGCCAACAGTCAGATGCCGCCGATAACACTTCTCGAGGCTTCGCGTTCGGGCGTGCCTGTTCCGCCGCTGAAGGGAGCCGTTATAGATATTGTATCGGAAAGTACTACCGTCGAGCTTCTGAAGAAGATTGCGCCGGCCACGGCCGCGGAAGGAATCGAATTGCACCTCCCCTATCTGCAATCGGCCTTCAAGGAGTTTTCGATCGCCGATGAATCGACGGTTGCCGCTGTCCTCGCCGAGATCGCCTACGAGACCCACTGGTTCTCGATGCTGGAGGAGCCGGATCCCGCTACTGAGCGTTACGAGGGGCGAATCGAGCTTGGAAATACGCAGGCGGGAGACGGGCTTCGGTTCAAGGCGCGTGGATACATCCCTATTGTCGGCAGAGCAGCCTATACGAGGATGAGCGCGCGCCTGGGGCTCGGTCAATTGCTGACCCTCTCGCCCGAGGAGGTTGTGAGGCCCGAAATTGCCGCTCGAATAGCGGTGGCCTTTTTCAAGGACCAGGAGAGTAGTCTCAACCCGTATCTGGAAAGGGATGATCTGTCCGGCTTTCATCGGGCGGTGACAGGAGGGGCGACGGGGGCGGAAGAGGTCGCCGAAATCTATCGCAAGATTGTAGAGGCACTTCCCGCCCGCCCTGCTGACTACCGCGTTTTCGTACAATTCGCCGGCTCCATCGACCGGGACAAGATTCGCGAGATGATGCGGAGCTTGTCCGATCTGGGATGGAATGTGCAAGGCACCGCCGCCGGGGGAGAGCGAACTGAAGCCGCGCTGGGTACGGGTGAGGTGCGCTACAGCCGGACGAAGGACAAACGGGCCGCTGAAGAACTGGCGAGGCAGGTCCAGCAGCAGGGAGTCACCATGCGCGATATCAAGGCGGTGCTCGTCAGTTCGATCCACCTCGGCACGCTGGAGGTCTGGGTCAGCACAAAATAG